A single genomic interval of Anopheles darlingi chromosome X, idAnoDarlMG_H_01, whole genome shotgun sequence harbors:
- the LOC125950058 gene encoding protein mesh isoform X3, giving the protein MRWKTLLLLLLLCAVTLLSQSTAVRAEELTDGEPDPIIGDDAAGLVDDDHDQPAAETDPDQPEEQQEEDQEDPVDDGDTGDQDGDQIDVETDGEAGDGQPKRGRYYMYDDFLSSIDLADNNYNWEDPMNRVQPKEPPNHSIDGGYTINPTRLAQIRRNFLYPFYDRGGPEDTGDLQRDIHASMPQVHKNFNFQLPFFGFRFNYTRVSMNGFLEFSDPPEHYTYPLSFPIKDWPRRNDPSFIGIFFSKCRIGRIYQTDFDQRQPGVYFRMERDLMTRTDRPGVEMRERVMWDIREGVVGSDTFVPKHVIITTWKNMSFAGGIDNSLFRTNSFQMVLATDEVYTYAIFNYGEINWSSHTEAGGDTTGGEGGVPAYIGFNAGNGTQAYEYKPYSQASVLRDLTGRGWANGFPGRHIFRIDERIMLGTCNKDIDASHLPLVFAPESGNMLGGTVVNITGPCFSREDRVACRFDTEEVVGTVVDTNRAICIQPFLKAQGYIRFEISIGTDRFKWRGRYFVETPATATDRIFFETDDVHRRAPSEIRITWNRFNLTTNLNANVQISLWGYREATIRPELEFIDMLETQLTNTGVYTIVPANYRNRDNTRTVDMQFGFIQINLTNPEQYNNLRISPVLWSKPIPLGWYFGPQWQRIHGRNWPRALCENWLRTDRFLRNFAHELPICPCTLEHALLDKGRFLPDPDCDRDANPTCLQHRGAIHCVRSGQPTVQGSEQQCCYDRNGLLMLSYDQMWGSRPRRNHNIGQIPWNEANKVPTLSTWFHDVRPYYSCCMWQDEQAVGCETFRFERRPSQDCIAYQPPGVAGIFGDPHVVTFDGLQYTFNGMGEFVLLRGNNGRERIDVQGRFEQVARNLHGPVMATQLTSVVARGNTSTIIEVRLRPREAQWRYRLDVFADQRRIYFDRQSLKFQHFHGVTVYTPTYILNQSEVVIMFSSGVGVEVVENNGFMTARVYTPWSFINKTRGLFGNWSWDMADDLTTPGGAIITPNVNNFQNVHDQFGLFWMLSDREVEGVGQALFTREFGRTSSYFANASFVPNFVREPSLFLPPNRTQDVQRAEELCGESYQCRFDYGMSLSREMAHFTKNYHASIVNIQTVNDKRVISCGILETPRFGRKSSFLFTPGARVSFECNEGFFLIGDSRRICMENGQWDVPEYGYTECLRGEEYAARNTGVSFGIVMAIVIPIALIIILIVRYKLRGRRKDQQQQQQQKQQKQDKPLGTPV; this is encoded by the exons ATGCGGTGGAAGacactactgctgttgctgctgctgtgcgcaGTAACGCTACTCTCCCAATCAACTGCGGTACGGGCGGAAGAGTTAACCGACGGTGAACCAGACCCCATCATCGGCGATGATGCCGCTGGCCTGGTAGACGATGACCACGATCAACCGGCAGCAGAAACCGATCCGGACCAACCAGAGgagcaacaggaggaggacCAGGAGGACCCTGTTGACGACGGTGACACCGGCGATCAAGATGGCGACCAAATCGACGTCGAAACGGATGGCGAGGCGGGCGACGGGCAGCCGAAACGGGGTCGCTACTACATGTACGACGATTTCCTGTCGAGCATAGATCTGGCGGACAACAACTACAACTGGGAAG ATCCCATGAATCGCGTGCAGCCAAAGGAACCGCCCAACCACAGCATCGACGGTGGCTACACGATCAACCCGACGCGGCTCGCCCAAATCCGGCGCAACTTCCTCTACCCGTTCTACGATCGGGGCGGCCCGGAGGATACCGGGGATCTGCAGCGCGATATTCACGCCTCGATGCCGCAGGTCCACAAGAACTTCAACTTCCAGCTACCGTTCTTTGGCTTTCGGTTTAACTACACGCGCGTCTCGATGAACGGGTTCCTGGAGTTTTCCGACCCCCCGGAACACTACACCTACCCGCTGTCGTTCCCGATCAAGGATTGGCCACGCCGGAACGACCCATCGTTCATCGGTATCTTCTTCTCCAAGTGCCGGATCGGGCGGATCTACCAGACCGACTTCGATCAGCGGCAACCGGGCGTCTACTTCCGGATGGAGCGCGATCTGATGACGCGCACGGATCGGCCGGGTGTTGAGATGCGGGAGCGGGTGATGTGGGACATCCGGGAGGGTGTGGTTGGGTCGGATACGTTCGTGCCGAAgcacgtcatcatcaccacgtggAAGAACATGAGCTTCGCCGGCGGTATCGACAATTCGCTGTTCCGG ACCAACAGCTTCCAGATGGTGCTGGCCACCGACGAGGTGTACACGTACGCCATCTTCAACTACGGCGAGATCAACTGGTCGTCGCACACGGAGGCAGGCGGTGATACTaccggtggggagggaggtgtACCGGCCTAC ATTGGCTTCAATGCCGGCAACGGTACGCAGGCGTACGAGTACAAACCGTACAGCCAGGCGTCGGTGCTGCGCGATCTGACGGGGCGCGGCTGGGCGAACGGGTTCCCCGGTCGGCACATCTTCCGCATCGACGAGCGCATCATGCTCGGTACGTGCAACAAGGACATCGACGCCTCCCATCTGCCGCTAGTGTTTGCGCCGGAATCGGGCAACATGCTCGGCGGTACGGTCGTTAACATTACCGGACCGTGCTTTAGCCGGGAGGACCGGGTGGCGTGCCGGTTCGATACGGAGGAGGTTGTCGGTACGGTGGTCGACACGAACCGTGCCATCTGCATCCAACCGTTCCTGAAGGCGCAAGGTTACATCCGGTTCGAGATTTCGATCGGTACGGATCGGTTCAAGTGGCGCGGTCGGTACTTTGTCGAAACGCCCGCGACCGCTACCGATCGGATCTTCTTCGAGACGGACGATGTGCACCGGCGGGCACCGTCGGAGATACGGATCACCTGGAACCGGTTCAATCTGACGACGAACCTGAACGCGAACGTACAGATCTCGCTGTGGGGCTACCGGGAGGCGACGATCCGGCCCGAGCTCGAGTTCATCGATATGCTCGAGACGCAGCTAACGAACACCGGCGTCTACACGATCGTTCCGGCCAACTACCGCAACCGGGATAACACCCGCACTGTCGACATGCAGTTCGGCTTCATCCAGATCAATCTGACCAACCCGGAGCAgtacaacaatctgcgcaTCTCACC TGTACTGTGGTCGAAACCGATCCCGCTCGGTTGGTACTTTGGGCCGCAGTGGCAGCGCATCCACGGGCGTAACTGGCCCCGGGCCCTGTGCGAGAACTGGCTCCGGACCGATCGGTTCCTGCGTAACTTTGCCCACGAGCTGCCGATCTGCCCGTGTACGCTCGAGCACGCGCTGCTCGATAAGGGCCGGTTTCTGCCGGATCCGGACTGTGATCGGGATGCGAACCCGACCTGTCTGCAGCACCGGGGTGCGATCCACTGCGTCCGGTCGGGTCAGCCGACGGTGCAGGGTTCGGAGCAGCAGTGCTGCTACGATCGGAAcgggctgctgatgctgtcgtACGATCAGATGTGGGGTTCGCGGCCACGCCGTAATCACAACATCGGCCAGATACCGTGGAACGAGGCGAACAAGGTGCCGACGCTGTCGACCTGGTTCCACGACGTACGGCCGTACTACTCGTGCTGCATGTGGCAGGATGAGCAGGCGGTCGGTTGTGAAACGTTCCGGTTCGAGCGGCGCCCATCGCAGGATTGCATCGCGTACCAGCCGCCCGGTGTGGCCGGTATCTTCGGTGATCCGCACGTCGTCACGTTCGATGGGCTGCAGTACACGTTCAATGGGATGGGTGAGTTCGTGCTGCTGCGCGGTAATAATGGGCGGGAACGGATCGATGTGCAGGGTCGGTTCGAGCAGGTGGCCCGCAATCTGCACGGTCCGGTTATGGCGACCCAGCTGACGTCGGTTGTCGCACGCGGCAACAcgtccaccatcatcgaggTGCGGTTGCGGCCGCGCGAGGCGCAGTGGCGCTACCGGTTGGATGTGTTCGCTGACCAGCGGCGGATCTACTTCGATCGGCAGAGCCTTAAGTTTCAGCACTTCCACGGTGTGACCGTCTACACGCCGACCTACATCCTCAACCAGTCCGAGGTGGTCATCATGTTCTCGTCCGGGGTCGGTGTCGAGGTGGTCGAGAACAATGGCTTCATGACGGCGCGCGTCTACACGCCCTGGAGCTTCATC aacaAAACGCGCGGCCTGTTCGGTAACTGGAGCTGGGATATGGCGGACGACCTGACGACACCGGGCGGTGCGATCATCACACCCAACGTCAACAACTTCCAGAACGTGCACGACCAGTTTGGATTGTTCT GGATGCTATCGGATCGGGAGGTCGAGGGCGTCGGGCAGGCCCTGTTTACGCGCGAGTTCGGCCGCACCTCGAGCTACTTCGCGAACGCCTCGTTCGTGCCGAACTTTGTGCGTGAACCGAGCCTCTTCCTGCCACCGAACCGGACGCAGGACGTGCAGCGGGCGGAGGAGCTGTGCGGCGAGAGCTACCAGTGCCGGTTCGACTACGGTATGTCGCTCAGCCGCGAGATGGCCCACTTCACCAAGAACTACCACGCCAGCATCGTCAACATCCAGACGGTCAACGACAA ACGCGTCATCTCGTGCGGTATCCTCGAGACGCCCCGGTTCGGCCGCAAGTCCAGCTTCCTCTTCACCCCCGGTGCCCGCGTTTCCTTCGAGTGTAACGAGGGTTTCTTCCTCATCGGTGACTCCCGCCGGATCTGCATGGAGAACGGCCAGTGGGACGTACCGGAGTACGGCTACACCGAGTGCCTAC